In the genome of Chryseobacterium oryzae, one region contains:
- a CDS encoding S41 family peptidase: MTSCSSVKNHNEQMLEMISPENLREDVDFTYSKLQQLHPKLYWYISKEQLDFKFDSLKATINKPLNSVQFYFKLQPIIAQIKEGHLSLKIPSRRLSRKEIKTLKNKKGLFGRFEYRIENNHLYFTENKDSIKNIVPGTELLEINNEPVSKYIKKYSALINSDGDNRTFQRYFLSDTFFNFYVAEKGILDSAKIKTLYNKEVKLITLKRDVKNEKELAKEKIDSKRTPEKKVNDYVAFSNSYNRSFRFLDKDSAIAYIKIKSFSGTYSEKFYKQTFSEIKKARSSYLIIDIRDNYGGSLSEINDLYSYLVQQPFVLIKPSQLTSRMSPFRTNYFRKTNPINYTFKTFAYPGFFFHHLLSVYKGKDGISYYKMKESKPTKPKEDCFKGKIYVLINGSSFSASSVFSSKLKNDERAVLVGEETGGANDGTVAGFYSYQKLPHSKIELPIGLLLVQPNINFEEKHRGVFPNFPVIESLQDIIDKKDVQLQWILNKISADKN; encoded by the coding sequence ATGACTTCCTGCAGTTCTGTGAAAAACCATAACGAACAAATGTTGGAAATGATTTCGCCGGAAAATCTCAGAGAAGATGTAGATTTTACCTATTCTAAACTTCAACAGCTTCATCCGAAACTTTATTGGTATATTTCAAAAGAACAACTCGATTTTAAGTTCGACAGTCTTAAAGCTACCATTAATAAACCACTCAATTCTGTTCAGTTTTATTTTAAATTGCAGCCAATCATCGCTCAAATCAAAGAAGGACATCTGTCGCTTAAAATTCCGTCCAGAAGGCTATCAAGAAAAGAAATTAAAACTTTAAAAAACAAAAAAGGTCTTTTTGGGAGATTCGAATACCGAATAGAAAATAATCATCTCTACTTTACGGAGAATAAAGATTCTATTAAAAATATTGTACCCGGAACCGAACTGCTTGAAATAAATAATGAACCTGTATCCAAATATATAAAAAAATACAGTGCACTTATTAATAGTGATGGGGATAATAGGACTTTTCAGCGGTATTTTCTCAGTGATACTTTTTTTAATTTTTATGTAGCCGAAAAAGGGATTTTAGACAGTGCAAAAATAAAAACTCTTTATAATAAAGAAGTAAAACTCATCACATTAAAAAGAGATGTTAAAAATGAAAAAGAACTGGCAAAAGAGAAAATAGATTCTAAAAGAACACCCGAAAAAAAGGTGAACGATTATGTAGCATTCAGCAATTCTTACAATAGAAGTTTCAGATTTTTAGATAAAGACAGCGCAATTGCTTATATCAAGATTAAAAGTTTTTCCGGAACTTATTCTGAGAAATTTTACAAACAGACATTTTCAGAAATAAAAAAAGCACGTTCCTCTTATCTGATTATTGATATCAGAGATAATTATGGAGGTTCTCTATCAGAAATTAACGATTTGTATTCGTATCTTGTTCAACAACCTTTTGTACTCATAAAACCATCTCAACTTACCTCAAGAATGAGTCCTTTCAGAACCAATTATTTCCGAAAAACAAATCCTATTAATTATACTTTCAAGACATTTGCTTATCCCGGATTCTTCTTTCATCATTTATTGAGTGTTTATAAAGGTAAAGATGGAATTTCCTATTATAAAATGAAAGAAAGTAAGCCTACAAAGCCAAAAGAAGATTGTTTTAAGGGAAAAATATATGTTTTGATTAATGGCAGCAGCTTTTCGGCTTCCTCAGTTTTCTCATCAAAACTGAAGAATGACGAAAGGGCTGTTTTGGTAGGAGAGGAAACTGGCGGAGCCAATGACGGAACTGTTGCCGGATTTTATTCTTACCAAAAACTTCCTCATTCTAAGATAGAACTGCCTATCGGTTTGCTTTTAGTACAGCCCAATATAAATTTCGAAGAAAAGCATAGAGGAGTATTCCCGAATTTTCCGGTTATAGAAAGTTTACAGGATATTATTGACAAAAAGGATGTTCAGTTGCAATGGATTTTAAATAAAATTTCTGCGGATAAAAACTAA
- a CDS encoding SMP-30/gluconolactonase/LRE family protein has translation MNNGKVLSFIGLVLVLFSCQSTKYKNMFKENAEPKLISNQFSFTEGPATDKSGNVYFTDQPNDKIYFWDWKTDKIELFLDKTGRANGTFFDKNDNLITCSDNKGEIWKIGKDKSVEILSKGFEGKRLNGPNDLWIDELGGMYFTDPLYNREYWTDFKVEIPEKHLYYRNKNGKISRLEKFVQPNGIIGSQILKKLYVSDIDANKTYVYDILGEGKLSEKKLFCEMGSDGMTLDEQGNLYLTGDGVTVFNRKGEKIHHIKVPEKWTANVTFGGEKNNILFITASNSVYTLETNTKGIK, from the coding sequence ATGAATAACGGAAAAGTTTTGTCTTTTATTGGTTTGGTTTTGGTATTATTCAGTTGCCAATCAACAAAATATAAAAACATGTTTAAAGAAAATGCTGAGCCAAAATTAATTTCAAACCAGTTCAGTTTTACGGAAGGACCTGCAACAGACAAATCGGGAAACGTTTATTTCACAGATCAGCCCAACGATAAAATATATTTTTGGGACTGGAAAACAGATAAAATCGAATTATTTTTAGACAAAACAGGTCGTGCGAATGGTACTTTTTTCGATAAAAACGACAATCTTATTACCTGTTCCGATAACAAAGGAGAAATATGGAAAATCGGCAAAGATAAATCTGTAGAAATTTTATCTAAAGGTTTTGAAGGAAAAAGACTGAACGGTCCCAATGATCTTTGGATTGATGAATTGGGCGGAATGTATTTTACAGATCCTTTGTACAACCGAGAATACTGGACTGATTTCAAAGTTGAAATCCCAGAAAAACACCTGTATTACCGTAATAAAAACGGTAAAATATCAAGGCTTGAAAAATTTGTTCAACCCAACGGAATTATTGGCAGCCAAATTTTAAAAAAACTTTATGTTTCTGATATTGATGCCAATAAAACATACGTTTATGATATTTTAGGGGAAGGAAAACTTTCAGAAAAAAAGCTCTTCTGTGAAATGGGCTCAGATGGAATGACTCTTGATGAACAAGGAAATCTTTACCTTACAGGTGATGGCGTTACCGTTTTTAACCGTAAAGGAGAAAAAATTCACCACATTAAAGTTCCCGAAAAATGGACGGCAAATGTAACTTTCGGAGGAGAAAAAAACAATATCCTTTTTATTACGGCTTCAAATTCGGTATATACTTTGGAAACCAATACAAAGGGAATTAAATAA
- a CDS encoding MerR family transcriptional regulator: MKTNLPDKLYYSIGEVAKAFDVNTSLIRYWEQEFPIIKPKKNKKGNRYFTPEDIKNFKIIYHLVKEKGYTLDGARIALTTNSKISETVTLIDRLEFVKAELLKLKDSLVEKDQD; the protein is encoded by the coding sequence ATGAAGACAAATTTACCCGACAAACTGTATTATTCTATAGGAGAAGTAGCCAAAGCATTCGATGTAAATACTTCATTAATAAGATATTGGGAGCAGGAGTTTCCTATTATTAAACCTAAGAAAAATAAAAAAGGCAACCGCTATTTTACTCCGGAAGACATTAAAAATTTCAAAATTATTTACCATTTGGTAAAAGAAAAGGGATACACGTTGGATGGAGCAAGAATTGCACTCACTACAAACAGTAAAATTTCTGAAACCGTTACCCTTATAGACCGACTAGAATTTGTAAAGGCAGAACTTCTCAAACTTAAAGATTCTTTGGTAGAGAAAGATCAGGATTAG